In a genomic window of Musa acuminata AAA Group cultivar baxijiao unplaced genomic scaffold, Cavendish_Baxijiao_AAA HiC_scaffold_42, whole genome shotgun sequence:
- the LOC103970718 gene encoding ACT domain-containing protein ACR8 produces the protein MEWPSCLNEYEKLIIRMDTPRVVIDNAVCPTATLVKVDSARKHGILLEAVQVLTDLNLSIKKAYISSDGRWFMDVFHVTDQFGRKLADDSVISYLEQSLDMKEHDFHRPDSAEGLTVLELTGADRPGLLSEVFAVLADLCCGVVDAKVWTHNGRIACLVTVKDKLSGCPIDGDPQQLHHVESRLRHVLKGDHGVCGARTAVSSIPVAHTDRRLHQMMFSDRDYERHSPSAASSTSPAVSVQNWVEKGYSVVAVQCRDRPKLLFDVMCTLTDMEYVVFHGTIDTDGDVAHQEFYIRHKDGSPISSEAERQRMIQCLQAAIERRATEGIRLELCIEDRAGLFSEVTRTFRENGLLVTRAEVSTKGDTASGVFYVTSDAAGQPADPKAVDAVRQRIGADYLTVKEEKRPQYRSKAGDDGDEEAQGSGGVGIGLFYLGNLFWRNLYNLGLIKSCS, from the exons ATGGAATGGCCGTCGTGCTTGAATGAGTACGAGAAGCTTATCATCCGGATGGACACCCCCAG GGTTGTCATCGATAATGCCGTCTGCCCTACCGCGACTCTGGTCAAG GTGGACAGCGCGAGGAAGCACGGCATCCTCCTCGAGGCCGTGCAGGTCCTTACCGACCTCAACCTCTCCATCAAGAAGGCCTACATCTCCTCCGACGGCCGCTGGTTCATGGATGTCTTCCACGTCACCGACCAGTTCGGGCGCAAGCTCGCCGACGACAGCGTCATCTCCTACCTCGAACAG TCATTGGACATGAAGGAGCACGACTTCCACCGGCCCGACAGCGCAGAAGGCCTCACCGTCCTGGAGCTCACCGGCGCCGATCGTCCGGGTCTCCTCTCTGAGGTTTTCGCAGTGCTAGCCGACCTCTGCTGCGGCGTGGTGGACGCCAAGGTATGGACCCACAACGGCCGGATCGCATGCCttgtcaccgtcaaggacaagctcTCCGGCTGTCCCATCGACGGCGACCCGCAGCAGCTTCACCACGTCGAGTCCCGCCTCCGCCACGTCCTCAAGGGTGACCATGGCGTCTGCGGCGCCAGGACCGCCGTCTCGTCCATACCCGTCGCCCACACCGACCGCCGTCTCCACCAGATGATGTTCTCCGACCGCGACTACGAGCGACACTCTCCATCGGCCGCGTCGTCGACATCTCCTGCCGTTTCGGTGCAAAACTGGGTCGAGAAGGGGTACTCCGTCGTCGCCGTGCAGTGCCGGGACCGCCCGAAGCTGTTGTTCGACGTCATGTGCACGCTCACGGACATGGAATACGTCGTGTTCCACGGCACCATCGACACTGACGGGGATGTAGCTCATCAG GAGTTCTACATAAGGCACAAAGACGGCAGCCCCATAAGTTCAGAAGCAGAGAGACAAAGAATGATCCAATGCTTACAAGCCGCCATCGAGAGGAGAGCAACGGAG GGTATAAGGCTAGAGCTATGCATCGAGGACCGGGCAGGGCTCTTCTCGGAGGTGACACGGACGTTCCGAGAGAACGGCCTGTTAGTCACGAGAGCAGAGGTGTCGACCAAGGGAGACACGGCCTCGGGCGTGTTCTACGTGACCTCGGACGCTGCCGGGCAACCGGCTGACCCCAAGGCTGTCGATGCCGTCCGGCAGAGGATTGGTGCCGATTACCTTACAGTGAAGGAGGAGAAACGGCCACAATACCGCAGCAAGGCCGGCGATGACGGCGACGAGGAGGCCCAGGGTTCAGGCGGTGTCGGCATCGGGCTGTTCTACTTGGGAAATCTCTTTTGGAGAAACCTGTACAATCTGGGGTTGATCAAGTCCTGTTCGTAG